Proteins encoded together in one uncultured Sphaerochaeta sp. window:
- a CDS encoding MarR family transcriptional regulator translates to MAYPQLLLSNQLCFRFYALERELMAAYRPLLNHLGLTYAQYITMLYLWEHEEGTVGELCTALSLDTGTMSPLLKRLESSGMIERHRLPSDERTVMVQLTDKGRELEQKAISVPEHIASCLLSNDKSEQGRKYQALKEMLDETLTQLKDSRNEREQER, encoded by the coding sequence ATGGCTTATCCACAACTGCTGCTTTCAAACCAACTCTGTTTCCGATTCTATGCCTTGGAACGGGAACTGATGGCTGCTTACCGCCCACTACTCAATCACCTGGGACTGACCTATGCCCAGTACATCACCATGCTCTACCTCTGGGAACATGAAGAGGGTACGGTAGGTGAACTCTGTACTGCACTCAGCCTGGATACAGGGACGATGAGTCCGCTTTTAAAGAGGTTGGAGAGCTCGGGTATGATCGAAAGACACAGACTGCCGAGTGATGAGCGAACCGTAATGGTCCAACTTACTGACAAAGGAAGGGAACTGGAGCAGAAAGCTATCTCTGTTCCTGAGCATATTGCCTCCTGCTTACTCTCAAACGACAAGAGTGAACAGGGAAGAAAGTATCAGGCACTGAAAGAGATGCTTGATGAGACACTCACTCAACTGAAGGATTCCCGCAATGAACGGGAACAAGAAAGGTAG
- a CDS encoding glutathione peroxidase, translated as MATVYDFKAVKNDQVELDFSSLEGKTLLIVNTASKCGFTPQYEELEKLHQQYKDRSLVVIGFPCDQFAHQEPGSDADIKEFCSINYGVTFPLMSKVKVNGKEAHPLFAWLKKQAPGALGGTVKWNFTKFLVEKDGVTVHRYAPKDSPLAIIPKLEEVL; from the coding sequence ATGGCTACAGTATACGATTTCAAAGCCGTGAAGAATGATCAGGTTGAATTGGATTTTTCCTCTCTGGAGGGGAAGACCCTGCTGATTGTGAACACCGCAAGTAAGTGTGGGTTTACCCCTCAGTATGAGGAGCTCGAGAAACTGCATCAGCAGTACAAGGACCGATCACTGGTAGTGATCGGATTTCCTTGCGACCAATTTGCACACCAAGAGCCGGGTAGTGATGCAGATATCAAGGAATTCTGTTCAATCAACTATGGGGTGACTTTTCCCCTTATGAGCAAGGTGAAGGTAAATGGGAAGGAAGCCCATCCCCTCTTTGCTTGGCTGAAAAAACAAGCTCCAGGAGCCCTTGGAGGGACGGTTAAATGGAATTTTACCAAATTCCTGGTGGAGAAGGATGGGGTAACGGTACATCGTTACGCCCCAAAAGATTCTCCTCTTGCCATTATTCCGAAGCTTGAGGAGGTGCTGTAA